A region from the Aegilops tauschii subsp. strangulata cultivar AL8/78 chromosome 5, Aet v6.0, whole genome shotgun sequence genome encodes:
- the LOC109772048 gene encoding transcription factor MYB17: protein MGRQPCCDKVGLKKGPWTAEEDQKLVSFLLSNGQCCWRAVPKLAGLLRCGKSCRLRWTNYLRPDLKRGLLSDEEEKTVIDLHEQLGNRWSKIASHLPGRTDNEIKNHWNTHIKKKLRKMGIDPATHKPLQPAAAATHQQPQRPTGGDSPEQKVPAAAATGSQSGAEEDMFCPDEVPTMMQLLDNIILPCDVVEPAPLDSSCGTASSPAESSSSSSSASAASSGGGFEDDWLPKIMEWPVEPMFMMGLDVDVVTGPTSAWEFEDAFNAYQRISLFDHQETWA, encoded by the exons ATGGGGAGGCAGCCGTGCTGCGACAAGGTGGGGCTGAAGAAAGGCCCGTGGACGGCGGAGGAGGACCAGAAGCTCGTCAGCTTCCTCCTCAGCAACGGCCAATGCTGCTGGAGAGCCGTCCCCAAGCTCGCCG GGTTGCTCCGGTGCGGGAAGAGCTGCCGGCTGCGGTGGACCAACTACCTCCGGCCGGACCTCAAGCGCGGGCTGCtctccgacgaggaggagaagaCGGTGATCGACCTGCACGAGCAGCTCGGAAACAGGTGGTCCAAGATCGCCTCCCACCTGCCCGGCCGGACCGACAACGAGATCAAGAACCATTGGAACACGCACATCAAGAAGAAGCTGAGGAAGATGGGCATCGACCCCGCCACCCACAAGCCCCTCcagcctgctgctgctgctacccaTCAGCAGCCGCAGCGGCCTACCGGTGGTGACTCGCCGGAGCAgaaggtgccggcggcggcggccacgGGAAGTCAGTCGGGTGCCGAAGAGGACATGTTCTGCCCCGACGAGGTGCCGACCATGATGCAACTTCTGGACAACATCATCTTGCCATGCGACGTCGTCGAACCGGCGCCGCTCGACAGCAGCTGCGGCACGGCCTCGTCACCAGCCgagtcgtcctcgtcctcgtcgtccGCCTCGGCGGCGTCGAGCGGCGGCGGCTTCGAGGACGACTGGCTGCCGAAGATCATGGAGTGGCCGGTGGAGCCGATGTTCATGATGGGGCTGGACGTCGACGTGGTCACCGGGCCGACGTCGGCATGGGAGTTCGAGGACGCCTTCAACGCGTACCAGAGGATCTCCCTGTTCGATCACCAGGAGACATGGGCTTGA